From the genome of Thermovirga sp., one region includes:
- a CDS encoding energy-coupling factor transporter transmembrane protein EcfT: PAHELAMMMTIALRFIPTLLNETERIMKAQIARGAELERGGPLRRLRAFIPVLVPLFVIVFQRADDLATAMEARNYSGGEGRTRMNPLKWTARDTVALVFSLLFSLSAVLLDGRVTLS, translated from the coding sequence TCCCCGCCCATGAACTGGCCATGATGATGACCATAGCCCTCAGGTTCATACCCACCCTTCTGAACGAGACGGAGAGGATTATGAAGGCCCAGATCGCCAGGGGAGCTGAACTGGAAAGGGGAGGGCCGCTGAGAAGGCTTCGAGCCTTTATTCCGGTCCTGGTGCCCCTTTTCGTGATCGTCTTTCAGCGGGCCGATGACCTGGCCACCGCCATGGAGGCGAGGAATTACAGCGGTGGCGAAGGCAGGACCCGGATGAACCCGCTGAAATGGACCGCCAGGGATACCGTGGCCCTCGTCTTTTCGCTGTTGTTTTCCCTGTCGGCGGTGCTCCTCGATGGCAGGGTGACCCTGTCATGA